In Helianthus annuus cultivar XRQ/B chromosome 3, HanXRQr2.0-SUNRISE, whole genome shotgun sequence, a single window of DNA contains:
- the LOC110931783 gene encoding uncharacterized protein LOC110931783 yields MTLSLVDRSIKYPRGIVENLLVKVDKFVFPADFVILDMEADERVSIILGRPFLCTAKALIDVYDGKITLRVGEERVTFEIERSMNHPSGSDDYSGPCHSVYFLNSFISCVDQCLEYISGADLVVGEKVEEEVKSVDEVEEEGIPLIPDVLAVSDDTT; encoded by the coding sequence ATGACATTGTCCTTAGTCGATCGGTCCATTAAATACCCTAGGGGTATAGTTGAGAATTTGTTGGTCAAAGTAGACAAATTTGTGTTTCCCGCCGATTTCGTAATTCTTGATATGGAAGCGGATGAGAGAGTCTCCATTATACTAGGTCGTCCATTCTTGTGTACCGCTAAAGCTCTCATAGATGTTTACGATGGTAAGATCACCCTTAGGGTCGGTGAGGAGAGAGTTACATTTGAGATAGAGCGTTCCATGAACCACCCGAGTGGTTCGGATGACTATAGTGGTCCTTGTCATTCCGTCTACTTCTTGAATTCGTTTATCTCATGTGTCGATCAATGCTTAGAGTACATTAGTGGAGCAGACCTAGTGGTAGGAGAGAAGGTAGAGGAGGAGGTAAAGAGTGTAGATGAAGTCGAAGAAGAGGGGATTCCTCTAATCCCCGATGTGTTAGCGGTTAGTGATGACACCACCTAA